CCGACCACGACGCGCCGCGAGCGGATCCGCTCTTCGAGCTGCGCGATCCGCTCATCGGTCTCGCGCCGCCGCTGCCCCGTGTGCAGGGCCAGGACGAGGGCCGTGTAGAGGCCCGTCGATCGCAGCGGCTTGACCAGGAAGGCGGCCGGGTCGCGGTCGAGCATCCCGCGCAGGCGGCTCGGCGTCTCCGTTCCGACCAGCGCGACGACCGGGGCATCGCAGCGCCGATCAGGGCCCGCCGGCCCGGCCTCGGCGACCGGACCCGGATCGCGGTCGATGTCGACGATGACCACGTCCGCCTCGCCGCTCTCGACCAGCTGCGCCCCCATCCGGAGGATTTGCCGATGCAGCAGGACGGC
This is a stretch of genomic DNA from Methylobacterium sp. 17Sr1-1. It encodes these proteins:
- a CDS encoding ANTAR domain-containing protein gives rise to the protein MTRPAVPTIRGCRVRLLVGDERDAVLLHRQILRMGAQLVESGEADVVIVDIDRDPGPVAEAGPAGPDRRCDAPVVALVGTETPSRLRGMLDRDPAAFLVKPLRSTGLYTALVLALHTGQRRRETDERIAQLEERIRSRRVVVGAVIGMMNRHAMSEAEAFAFLRRRAMTRRMTIEEISAEMAGQAIGGTAPRTARSAP